Part of the Oerskovia paurometabola genome is shown below.
CGTCGGCCGAGGCTCGGACGGCGTGCACGCGCACGCACCAGGCGCCCTCCGCCGCGGCGAGAGCCGTGATCGCTGCGGTCGCCGCGTCCCGCTCGAGCGGCGGGGCGGGCGTGCCGTCCCGACCGGCGAGCAGGTGCCCGAGGAAGCGCTTGCGCGACGCCCCCACGAGCACCGGGAACCCGAGCTCGCGCAGCGTGCCCAGGTGCGTCAGGAGAGGCCAGTTCGTGGAGCCCGCCTTGGAGAAGCCCAGCCCGGGGTCCAGGACGATCCGCTCGTCGCGCACGCCTGCGGCACGCAAGGCCTCGACGCGCGCGGCCAGCTCGTCCCGCACGTCGGTCACGACGTCGTCGTACACCTCGAGGTCGTCCATGACGTCCGCGTGACCGCGCCAGTGCATGGCGACGAAGACCGCTCCGGTCCGGGCGGCGACCGCGGCCATCTCCGGGTCGGCGAGGCCCCCCGAGACGTCGTTGATGATCTGCGCCCCCGCCGCGACCGCCTGCTCGGCGACCGTGGCCCGCGTCGTGTCGACGCTCACCACGGCGCCGCGGTCCGCGAGGGCCGAGATCACGGGCAGGACGCGCGCGAGCTCCTCCTCGACGGGCACGCGTCCGGCCCCCGGTCGCGTGGACTCGCCCCCGACGTCGAGGACGTCCGCGCCCTCGGCCAGGAGCTCCAGGCCGTGCTCGATCGCCGCGCGCGGCTCGAACCACTCGCCGCCGTCGGAGAAGGAGTCGGGCGTGACGTTGACGACTCCCATGACGAGCGTCCGGCCGATCCCGTCGAAGGGCAGGGCGGGGAGCGCGCCGTCGTGCTGTGTGTACCGCACTGCTGCGTGCCTACCGTCCCAGGATCAGGCTCATGGCCTCGGCGCGCGTGGCGCCGTCGCGCATCTGTCCGCGCACCGCCGACGTCACCGTCCGCGAGCCCGGCTTGCGGACGCCCCGCATGGACATGCACAGGTGCTCGCACTCGACGACGACGATCGCGCCGCGCGGCTCGAGGTGCTCGACCAGGGCGTCGGCGATCTGCGTCGTGAGCCGCTCCTGGACCTGGGGGCGACGCGCGTACACGTCGACCAGCCGGGCCAGCTTGGACAGGCCCGTGATGCGGCCGTCGGCGTTGGGGATGTACCCCACGTGCGCGACGCCGTGGAACGGCACGAGGTGGTGCTCGCACGTCGAGTAGACCTCGATGTCCTTGACCAGCACCATCTCCTCGTGACCGAGGTCGAACATGGTGGTCAGGACGTCGCCCGGCTCCTGGCGCAGGCCCGCGAAGATCTCGCGGTACGCGCGGGCCACGCGGGCGGGGGTCTCCTGGAGCCCCTCGCGGTCCGGGTCCTCCCCCACGGCGAGGAGGAGCTCACGCACTGCGGCGCGCGCCCGCTCCTCGTCGTACGCGGGGACGTCGGCAGCGGCGCGCAGGCCCTGCTCGGCCCGTGCGGTCACGTCAGACCTGCCCGTCGTCGACCACGCGGTCCGCAGGGACCTCGCCGATGCGCTCGGGCGGGAGCTCGTCGCTCGCGGCAGCGGCCTCGTCCTGCGGGACGACGATGGGCTCGCCCAACGGGTCCTTGGGCATGGTGGCCTTCTCTGCGTCGGTCAGCACGGGAGGACGGTGCGAGACGGCGCGCTGCTCGCTCGAGAGCCAGACCTCGCGGGGGTCGCGCTTGACGACCGGGGCGAAGATCTGCGCGAGCTCGGCCTGGTTCAGGGTCTCCTTCTCGAGGAGCTCCAGGACCAGGTGGTCGAGCACGTCGCGGTACTGGACGAGCACCTCCCACGCCTCGTCGTGCGCGGCCTCGACGAAGCGGCGCACCTCGTGGTCCACGGTGCCCGCGACCGACTCGGAGTAGTCACGCGTGTGGCCCATGTCGCGCCCCATGAAGGGCTCGCCAGAGCCCGTGCCGAGCTTGATCGCCCCTACGCGCTCGCTCATGCCGTACTCGGTGACCATCTTCTTGGCGATCGCGGTCGCCTTCTCGATGTCGTTCGAGGCTCCCGTGGTCGGGTCGTGGAACACGAGCTCCTCGGCGACACGACCACCCATCGCGTAGGCGAGCTGGTCGAGCAGCTCGTTGCGCGTCGTGGAGTACTTGTCCTCGAGCGGCATGACCATGGTGTAGCCCAGGGCACGTCCGCGCGGCAGGATCGTCACCTTGGTGACGGGGTCCGTGTAGCGCATCGCCGCGGCGACCAGGGCGTGGCCGCCCTCGTGGTACGCCGTGATCTTCTGCTCCTTGACGTTCATCACGCGGGTCCGCTTCTGCGGCCCGGCGATGACGCGGTCGATGGCCTCGTCGAGGGCCCGGTCGTCGATGAGCTGGGCGCCCGAGCGCGCGGTGAGCAGCGCGGCCTCGTTCAGGACGTTCGCGAGGTCCGCACCCGTGAAGCCGGGGGTCCGGCGCGCGACAGCGGCCAGGTCGATCTCGGGGACGATCGGCTTGCCCTGCGCGTGCACCGCGAGGATCGCCTCGCGGCCCTTGAGGTCGGGGGCCTCGACCGCGATCTGCCGGTCGAAACGGCCCGGACGCAGGAGCGCGGGGTCCAGGATGTCGGGACGGTTCGTCGCCGCGATGAGGATGACGTTGGTCTTGACGTCGAACCCGTCCATCTCGACGAGGAGCTGGTTCAGGGTCTGCTCGCGCTCGTCGTGCCCGCCGCCCATGCCGGCACCACGGTGACGGCCCACCGCGTCGATCTCGTCCACGAAGATGATGGCCGGGGAGTTCTCCTTGGCCTGCTGGAACAGGTCACGCACGCGGCTCGCGCCGACGCCGACGAACATCTCGACGAAGTCCGAGCCGGAGATCGTGTAGAACGGCACGCCCGCCTCGCCCGCGACGGCGCGGGCCAGGAGCGTCTTGCCGGTGCCGGGAGGTCCGTACAGCAGCACGCCCTTGGGGATCTTGGCGCCCACGGCCTGGAACTTGTCGGGCTCGGCGAGGAACTCCTTGATCTCGTGGAGCTCCTCGACGGCCTCGTCCGCCCCGGCGACGTCGGCGAACGTCACCTGCGGGGTGTCCTTGGACGCGAGCTTCGCCTTGGACTTGCCGAAGCCCATGACCTTGGAGCCGCCGCCCTGCATGCGGGACAGCAGGAACCAGAAGACGAGGCCGATGATGAGGAACGGCAGGATGAGCGAGAGCGCCGACGCGAGGAACGAGGGACGCGCGATCTCGGAGTTGTAGCCCTTCGGGGGGTCCGCCTCCGTGACGGCGTTCACGACGGCCTCACCCTGGGGCTGGACGTAGAAGAACTCCACGCTCTTGCCCTGGGACTTGCCGTCGACCTCGTAGTCCTCCTTGAGGGTCAGCTGGACCCGCTGGTCGCCGTCGACGATGAGGGCCTGCTCGACCTTGCCGTCCTGGAGGAGCTCGAGCCCCGTCGAGGTGTCGACACGGTGGACGCTGGGCCCGGACAGCGCCATGAAGGCGATCCCGAGGATCGCCAGGCCCACGACGATCCAGATGATCGGTCCGCTGAGAATCTTCTTGATGTTCATCGGCGACGGGGACGATTCCCCGTATCCCTCCACTCGCGCAATGGTTCCGCCAGTGAAGTTACACGCACAACCTGGCAGTTGGCTGGTCTGTTCGCCCAGGGCGTTGCTTCGACGAGCGACGTCCGCAACGGGTGGCGGCCGGGGCCGCGGGCGGCCCGCGGGTGACGGGAGGAGGGCGCGCGACGCTCGGTCGCGGCCCTGCCTCCCGTCAGCGCGCGGGCACGGGGAAGCGCGTCAGGACGAGTAGACGTGCGGGGCGAGCGTGCCCACGAACGGCAGGTTGCGGTACTTCTCCGCATAGTCCAGGCCGTAGCCCACGACGAACTCGTTGGGGATGTCGAAGCCGATGTAGCGCACGTCGACCTCGGTCTTCGCGGCGTCGGGCTTGCGGAGCATCGCGGCGACCTCGACGGAGGCCGGGCCGCGGCTGCGCAGGTTCGACAGCAGCCACGACAGCGTCAGGCCCGAGTCGATGATGTCCTCGACGATGAGCACGTGGCGGCCCGTGAGGTCGGCGTCGAGGTCCTTGAGGATGCGCACGACGCCCGACGACTTGGTGCCCGACCCGTACGACGAGACGGCCATCCAGTCCATCTCGACGTCGTGGTGCAGCAGGCGGGCGAGGTCCGCCATGACCATGACGGCGCCCTTGAGCACGCCGACGAGCAGGAGGTCCTTGCCCGCGTAGTCGCGGTCGATCTGCTCGGCGAGCTCCACCAGCCTCCCGCGGAGCTGGTCCTCGGTGAGGAGGATGTTCTCGAGGTCGTTGCCGACGTCGGATGAGTCCACGGGTTTCACTCCTGTGCTGGTTCTGCTGGGGTCTCGGCGGGCACGGTTCGCTCGGGCGAGGGGGGACGCGCGGGCCGTAGGAAGAGTCTCCCACGGGTCCGCAGTGCCCGGAGGTCGCCCGGCAGGTGCGCGGGCCCCTGACCACGCCAGTCGGTGATCATCGCGTCGAGAGTCGCGACGTGGCTCGCGAAGAGGGATCCGGCGGGACTCCCGGCCTCGGTCGCGGCGCGTCGCAGCGCCCGACGGCGCAGCGCGGCCGGGGCCGACGACAGCACCTGGGTGTCGAGCACCACAGGGGCGCCGCCCGTGCGACGGTCCTCGCCGCCGCCCGGTTCCGCGACACGGGCCTCGTCGAGCAGCCGGTCCGCGAGCTCGTCGAGCAGGTCCGCGTCCTCGCGGAGCAGGTCTGCGGTGCGGGCCAGAGCCTCCGCGACGCCCGGACCGAGCACGTCCTCGAGGACGGGAAGCACCCGTGCACGCACCTGCGAGCGCAGGGGCAAGGGCGCGCCGAGCCGCACGTCCGGTTCGGTCGCGCCCTGCCCGGGCCCCCCCGGTCCGGTACCGGGCACCCCGTTGGTGGGGTCGGTCCACCAGGCCAGTCCGTTCGCGGTGCACACGTCCTCGGTGTCGCTCCGCCGCAGACCCAGGAACGGGCGACGATAGACGCCCCGCACGGCGGCCATGCCCGCGAGGGACCGTGCCCCCGAACCACGGGCGAGCCCCAGCAGCACCGACTCGGCCTGGTCGTCGAGGGTGTGCCCCAGGAGCACTGCCGACGCCCCCGCGACGTGTGCGACGTCGTCGAGCACCGCGTAGCGCGCGTGGCGCGCCGCCGCCTCGAGACCACCCCGGCCCGCGACCTCGACCCGCCGGACCTCGACCGGGTCGAGGCCGAGCGCACGGCACCGGTCCGCCGCGACGGCCGCCACCTCGGAGCTGCCGTCCTGGAGCCCGTGGTCGACCACGACCGCCCCGGCCCGCAGCCCGTCGCGCGAGGCGACGAAGGCCGTCGCAGCCGCGAGCGCGAGCGAGTCCGCACCGCCCGAGCACGCCACGAGCACGAGCGAGCCGGGCGCGAGGTCGCGGACCACGCTGCGCACGGCGCGCCGTGCCGCCGCCTCCGCGGGACGCGGACCTACCACGCGCGCGTCAGCCGTGGACCCGGCGCACCCAGGCACCGGGGTCGGCGATCTCGTGGGCCGAGGGCAGGTGCTCGGGGCTCGACCAGACCGCGTTGAGCCCGTCGCGCCCCACCTGCTTCTCGACCCCGCGCACGAACGCGGCGCCGTCCCGGTACTGGGCGAGCTTGGCGTCCATGCCCAGGAACCTGCGCAGGACCGTGTCGAGCGTGCTGCTGCCCTGCCCGTCGCGGCGCGCCTCGAACTGCGCCCGGATGCGCCGGATCGTGGGGACCGTCGCGCGCCCGACCGCGTCCATCATGACGTCGGCGTGCCCCTCCAGGAGCGCCATGACGGCCGACACCTCCTCGAGCGAGCGCCGCTGGTCGGGCGTGAGGAGCCCGTGGGCGACCCCGCCCTCCTGCCCGCGCACGGCCCGCAGGACCACCTTGCCCGCGGTCGCGAGCTTGTCGCGCAGACGCGCCTCGGCGAGCTGGCGGGAGGACTCCGAGAGGCCCGCGAGGAGCTCGCGGGCCGAAGCCCGCAGATGCTCCGCGAGCCACGGGGCCGCGGCGAACTGGAGCGCGTGGGTCTGCTCGTGCAGGCACACCCACAGGCGGAAGTCCGCCGGCACCAGGTCGAGGTCGCGCTCGAGCTGCAGGACGTTCGGGGCGACGAGGAGCAGACGTCCGGGGACCGGCGTGCCGTGCGCGCTGTAGGGGTCGAACTGGCCCAGCACACGGCTCGAGAGCGCGGCCAGGACGGCCCCGACCTGCGCCGCCCCGACGAGCGCCGTGGTCGCCGACACCGGCTTGTCCCCCGCGCCCGTGAGGGAGTCCGCGACGCCGTCGGTCAGGCTCGCCATGACCTCGGTGTTGGCCCGGGCCCAGCGCGACCGGTCGACGACGTACACCTGCGAGAGCGCCGGCGCCCCCGCGTCACCGGGTCGCCCCGGGTCGGCCGGCGACATGCGCGTGACGCGCAGGACGTGCGGCACCGCTGCGGACGCCGCCTCGCGCAGCCCTTCCACGAGCGCCGCGAGCTCGTCGCGCGAGGCCGTCGGACCCGGAGGTGCGACGCGGGCGGCGATCTGCGCGGCGGAGGTCCAGTCGACGAGCGGCGCGCCGACCACGGAAGACGTCATCGCCCCACCGTAGCCGGTACGCGGGGCCGGGCGACCGTCACCGTCGGCGGGCAGCACCGTCGCCGTCGGCGGGCGGGGCGTCAGTCCGCCGAACCCACCAGGCCCCCGACGAAACCGTCCATCAGCAGACGCGCACCGTACGCGCCGCCGTCGGGCAGGGCGTCCGCGAGGAGGACGAACACGAGCTGGCGGTCCTGCGCGGTGACGACCGTACCCGCGAGCGACGTCACGTTCGGCAGGCTCCCCGTCTTGGCCCGGACCACTCCCCTGCCGGGCGACGCGAGGAAGCGGTCGTCGAGCGTGCCGGACAGCCCGGCGACGGGCAGCCCGACGGCCCCTGCGCGCAGGCCGGGCTGCGCCGGGTCCGCCAGGAGGTCGACGACGGCGGCCAGCTGGGCCGCCGACAGCGCCGACCCGTCGCCCAGGCCGGAGCAGTCGGCGAGGACGGCCCCCGTCAGGTCCACCCCGAGGCGCGAGACGCTCGCGGTGACGGCCTGCCTCGCTCCGTCGAACGTCGCGGGCAGCCCTGCGTCGATCGCGACCAGACGTCCCACGACCTCGGTGATGGTGTTGTCCGAGTGCTGGAGGAAGTACGCGACGACCTCGCTCAGCGGAGCTGACTCGACCGACCCGAGAACCTTGGCCGTCGAGGCGGACTCGCCCCGTGCGGGAGGGCCCTCCACCGTGATGCCCAGCTCGGTGAGGCGCGTCGCGAGAATCTCGGCAGCCGCGAGCGACGGGTCGGCGCTGCGCTTGGCGTACTCGGCGTCGCTCAGGCGGGCGATGTCGACCGCGACCGAGGTCACGGGGGCGATGAAACCCGCCGTCACGTTCCCGGCGAACACCGCGGGGCTGACCGTGGGGCCGGAGAAGTAGCGGTCGTCGACCACGAGGCGCACCGTCGTACGACCGGTGAGCTTGAGCTCGCCCGCAACCTGCGTCGCCAGGTCGGCCATCCCTGCCCGACCGTTGACGGCCAACGGGTCGCCCTCCTCGGCCGCGAGCATCATGTCGCCGCCGCCGACGAGGGCGATCGTGCCGGCGTCGACCTCGACGACCTTCGTGGTGAGCGTCACCTCGGGTCCCGGGGACGCGAGGGCCGCGGCGGCGGTGAGGACCTTCTGGGTCGAGGCCGGGACCATGGGCGTCTGCGCCCCGCTCTGCGCGAGCACCTCGCCCGTCATCCGGTCCATCACGACGCCGCCCACCCTGCCGCCCAGACGCGCGTCCTGGACCAGCGCGTCGAGCGAGGCGGCGATCGCCGTGGCGTCGGGCAACGGCGCCGACTCGTCGAGGACCGGCAGCGTCTGCGCAGGTGAGGCGGAGTCCACCGCACCGGGAGGCGTCGGGAAGGGGGCCGCAGGAGCCACCGCGGGAGCGGTCGTCAGGACGCCGGGAACCACGTCGTACGCGTCGGCCGTCAGGTAGCCGCCCGCGAGGACCACCACGATCCCGGCAGTGATCCCGGTACGTGCCACCCAACCCATGTCGTCCTCTTCCCTCCTGCCGTCGGCGCCCAGGAGCGCGCCGCTCACGTGCGCATTATCACCCAGGAACCGCGGAGTCCCCGGGGTCCGGCCACCGCCGACCCAGACCGTTCGTGTCACACTAGAGGGCGCATGCTGGCCTGATACCTCGTGGTCCACACCACCCGGCCGGGTTCACCGGTCGGAACGGCCGGGGCCGCGTGCGCACGACAGCCGATTCACGACCGCCACACCGCGACCGAGCGGGTGAGCCGGTTCAACTGGAGGAGAACAGTGGAGTTCGACGTCACGATCGAGATCCCGAAGGGCCAGCGCAACAAGTACGAGGTCGACCACGCGACCGGTCGCATCCGCCTTGACCGCATGCTGTTCACCTCGACGCGCTACCCGGACGACTACGGCTTCATCGAGGGCACCCTCGGTGAGGACGGCGACCCGCTGGACGCCCTCGTCCTGCTCGAGGAGCCCACGTTCCCCGGCTGCCTGATCCGTTGCCGCGCGCTCGGCATGTTCCGCATGCGCGACGAGGCCGGCGGCGACGACAAGGTCCTGTGCGTGCCCACGGGGGACCAGCGCGCCGCATGGCGCCAGGACATCGACGACGTGTCGGACTTCCACCGTCTCGAGATCCAGCACTTCTTCGAGGTCTACAAGGACCTCGAGCCGGGCAAGTCCGTCGAGGGCGCCCACTGGACCGGACGCACCGAGGCCGAGGCCGAGATCGAGCGCTCCATCCAGCGCGCGATCGACAGCGGGTACCACACCCCCGGTCACTGATCCTGCGCTGCCGGCACGCCCCGGACGCCACGAAGGCCCGGTCTCCGACGCCACGAAGGCCCGGTCTCCCCTGAGGGAGGCCGGGCCTTCGTGCGCGGGTGCCCCTACCGGCTGACGGGGCGCCTCGCCCGGGCCGCCGCGCCAGAGGCGCCGTGTCAGGGGCGTCCGGCGTAGGGCATCGTGCTCGACCAGCGGACGGAGCTGATCTGCACCGGCTTCCCCTCGTAGATGGCCTCGATCATCTGCCCGTTACCGATGTACATGGCCACGTGCCAGATGGTGCTCGGGTCGTTCGGGTTCGTGCCGTAGAAGATGAGGTCGCCCGGGCGGAGCTGGCTGTAGGCGATCTTGGCGACCCGCGCGTACTGCGAGCGTGAGGTCCGGGTGATGTTCACGCCGACGCTGGCCCAGGCCTGCGAGGTCAGGCCCGAGCAGTCGTAGGCAGGGCCGGTGCCGCCCCAGAGGTAGGGCGCGCCGATCT
Proteins encoded:
- the folP gene encoding dihydropteroate synthase; this translates as MGVVNVTPDSFSDGGEWFEPRAAIEHGLELLAEGADVLDVGGESTRPGAGRVPVEEELARVLPVISALADRGAVVSVDTTRATVAEQAVAAGAQIINDVSGGLADPEMAAVAARTGAVFVAMHWRGHADVMDDLEVYDDVVTDVRDELAARVEALRAAGVRDERIVLDPGLGFSKAGSTNWPLLTHLGTLRELGFPVLVGASRKRFLGHLLAGRDGTPAPPLERDAATAAITALAAAEGAWCVRVHAVRASADAVRVAAAWTRAGRTGEDASVGQTGQSTDDHGTNDSDDRSTT
- the folE gene encoding GTP cyclohydrolase I FolE, whose product is MTARAEQGLRAAADVPAYDEERARAAVRELLLAVGEDPDREGLQETPARVARAYREIFAGLRQEPGDVLTTMFDLGHEEMVLVKDIEVYSTCEHHLVPFHGVAHVGYIPNADGRITGLSKLARLVDVYARRPQVQERLTTQIADALVEHLEPRGAIVVVECEHLCMSMRGVRKPGSRTVTSAVRGQMRDGATRAEAMSLILGR
- the ftsH gene encoding ATP-dependent zinc metalloprotease FtsH codes for the protein MNIKKILSGPIIWIVVGLAILGIAFMALSGPSVHRVDTSTGLELLQDGKVEQALIVDGDQRVQLTLKEDYEVDGKSQGKSVEFFYVQPQGEAVVNAVTEADPPKGYNSEIARPSFLASALSLILPFLIIGLVFWFLLSRMQGGGSKVMGFGKSKAKLASKDTPQVTFADVAGADEAVEELHEIKEFLAEPDKFQAVGAKIPKGVLLYGPPGTGKTLLARAVAGEAGVPFYTISGSDFVEMFVGVGASRVRDLFQQAKENSPAIIFVDEIDAVGRHRGAGMGGGHDEREQTLNQLLVEMDGFDVKTNVILIAATNRPDILDPALLRPGRFDRQIAVEAPDLKGREAILAVHAQGKPIVPEIDLAAVARRTPGFTGADLANVLNEAALLTARSGAQLIDDRALDEAIDRVIAGPQKRTRVMNVKEQKITAYHEGGHALVAAAMRYTDPVTKVTILPRGRALGYTMVMPLEDKYSTTRNELLDQLAYAMGGRVAEELVFHDPTTGASNDIEKATAIAKKMVTEYGMSERVGAIKLGTGSGEPFMGRDMGHTRDYSESVAGTVDHEVRRFVEAAHDEAWEVLVQYRDVLDHLVLELLEKETLNQAELAQIFAPVVKRDPREVWLSSEQRAVSHRPPVLTDAEKATMPKDPLGEPIVVPQDEAAAASDELPPERIGEVPADRVVDDGQV
- the hpt gene encoding hypoxanthine phosphoribosyltransferase, whose protein sequence is MDSSDVGNDLENILLTEDQLRGRLVELAEQIDRDYAGKDLLLVGVLKGAVMVMADLARLLHHDVEMDWMAVSSYGSGTKSSGVVRILKDLDADLTGRHVLIVEDIIDSGLTLSWLLSNLRSRGPASVEVAAMLRKPDAAKTEVDVRYIGFDIPNEFVVGYGLDYAEKYRNLPFVGTLAPHVYSS
- the tilS gene encoding tRNA lysidine(34) synthetase TilS, whose amino-acid sequence is MRSVVRDLAPGSLVLVACSGGADSLALAAATAFVASRDGLRAGAVVVDHGLQDGSSEVAAVAADRCRALGLDPVEVRRVEVAGRGGLEAAARHARYAVLDDVAHVAGASAVLLGHTLDDQAESVLLGLARGSGARSLAGMAAVRGVYRRPFLGLRRSDTEDVCTANGLAWWTDPTNGVPGTGPGGPGQGATEPDVRLGAPLPLRSQVRARVLPVLEDVLGPGVAEALARTADLLREDADLLDELADRLLDEARVAEPGGGEDRRTGGAPVVLDTQVLSSAPAALRRRALRRAATEAGSPAGSLFASHVATLDAMITDWRGQGPAHLPGDLRALRTRGRLFLRPARPPSPERTVPAETPAEPAQE
- a CDS encoding zinc-dependent metalloprotease encodes the protein MTSSVVGAPLVDWTSAAQIAARVAPPGPTASRDELAALVEGLREAASAAVPHVLRVTRMSPADPGRPGDAGAPALSQVYVVDRSRWARANTEVMASLTDGVADSLTGAGDKPVSATTALVGAAQVGAVLAALSSRVLGQFDPYSAHGTPVPGRLLLVAPNVLQLERDLDLVPADFRLWVCLHEQTHALQFAAAPWLAEHLRASARELLAGLSESSRQLAEARLRDKLATAGKVVLRAVRGQEGGVAHGLLTPDQRRSLEEVSAVMALLEGHADVMMDAVGRATVPTIRRIRAQFEARRDGQGSSTLDTVLRRFLGMDAKLAQYRDGAAFVRGVEKQVGRDGLNAVWSSPEHLPSAHEIADPGAWVRRVHG
- the dacB gene encoding D-alanyl-D-alanine carboxypeptidase/D-alanyl-D-alanine endopeptidase, with the translated sequence MSGALLGADGRREEDDMGWVARTGITAGIVVVLAGGYLTADAYDVVPGVLTTAPAVAPAAPFPTPPGAVDSASPAQTLPVLDESAPLPDATAIAASLDALVQDARLGGRVGGVVMDRMTGEVLAQSGAQTPMVPASTQKVLTAAAALASPGPEVTLTTKVVEVDAGTIALVGGGDMMLAAEEGDPLAVNGRAGMADLATQVAGELKLTGRTTVRLVVDDRYFSGPTVSPAVFAGNVTAGFIAPVTSVAVDIARLSDAEYAKRSADPSLAAAEILATRLTELGITVEGPPARGESASTAKVLGSVESAPLSEVVAYFLQHSDNTITEVVGRLVAIDAGLPATFDGARQAVTASVSRLGVDLTGAVLADCSGLGDGSALSAAQLAAVVDLLADPAQPGLRAGAVGLPVAGLSGTLDDRFLASPGRGVVRAKTGSLPNVTSLAGTVVTAQDRQLVFVLLADALPDGGAYGARLLMDGFVGGLVGSAD
- a CDS encoding inorganic diphosphatase — protein: MEFDVTIEIPKGQRNKYEVDHATGRIRLDRMLFTSTRYPDDYGFIEGTLGEDGDPLDALVLLEEPTFPGCLIRCRALGMFRMRDEAGGDDKVLCVPTGDQRAAWRQDIDDVSDFHRLEIQHFFEVYKDLEPGKSVEGAHWTGRTEAEAEIERSIQRAIDSGYHTPGH